From one Hirundo rustica isolate bHirRus1 chromosome 8, bHirRus1.pri.v3, whole genome shotgun sequence genomic stretch:
- the ADRA2A gene encoding alpha-2A adrenergic receptor: MFNLERPFTERGHFFSSMEYQRQLEEEEGYPPPGANGTFNDSGAGPGWGAPYPLHTTITLISLAGLLMLFTVFGNVLVIIAVFTSRALKAPQNLFLVSLASADILVATLVIPFSLANEVMGYWYFGKVWCEIYLALDVLFCTSSIVHLCAISLDRYWSITQAIEYNLKRTPRRIKCIIFIVWVISAVISFPPLISIEKKSGQQADQGVAGCKINDEKWYIISSSIGSFFAPCLIMILVYMRIYQIAKRRTRVPLNKRAERPEKKQNGLTDKEDLPATAQLNGEKAAGGSGGQEGEVNGIDMEETSSSEHQENDQCKKSERPPRGKTKTKLSQIKPGDSLPRKTEEERNTKGSRWRGRQNREKRFTFVLAVVIGVFVICWFPFFFTYTLMAVCESCSVPETLFKFFFWFGYCNSSLNPVIYTIFNHDFRRAFKRILCRIERKRSV, from the coding sequence ATGTTTAACCTGGAGCGCCCGTTCACGGAGAGGGGCCACTTCTTCTCCTCCATGGAGTACCAgcggcagctggaggaggaggagggctaCCCCCCTCCCGGCGCCAATGGGACCTTCAACgacagcggggccgggccgggctggggcgcGCCGTACCCTCTGCACACCACCATCACTCTCATCAGCCTGGCCGGCTTGCTCATGCTCTTCACCGTCTTTGGCAACGTCCTCGTCATCATCGCTGTCTTCACCAGCCGGGCGCTCAAAGCCCCCCAGAACCTCTTCCTGGTCTCCTTAGCCTCAGCTGACATCCTGGTGGCCACGCTGGTCATCCCCTTCTCGCTGGCAAATGAGGTGATGGGGTACTGGTACTTCGGTAAAGTCTGGTGTGAGATCTACCTGGCCTTGGATGTGCTGTTCTGCACCTCCTCCATTGTGCACCTGTGTGCCATCAGCCTGGACCGGTACTGGTCCATCACACAAGCCATCGAGTACAACCTCAAGCGCACCCCGCGACGCATCAAATGCATCATCTTCATCGTCTGGGTCATCTCGGCCGTCATCTCCTTCCCACCACTCATCTCCATCGAGAAGAAGAGCGGGCAGCAGGCTGACCAGGGGGTGGCAGGGTGCAAGATCAACGATGAGAAGTGGTACATCATCTCTTCTAGCATCGGCTCCTTCTTTGCCCCCTGCCTCATCATGATCCTGGTCTACATGCGCATCTACCAGATAGCCAAGAGGAGAACAAGGGTCCCGCTGAACAAGCGGGCAGAGCGCCCCGAGAAGAAGCAGAATGGCTTGACTGACAAGGAGGACCTGCCAGCCACAGCGCAGCTCAACggggagaaggcagcaggaggcagCGGCGGGCAAGAGGGAGAGGTCAACGGCATAGACATGGAGGAGACCTCTTCCTCCGAGCACCAGGAGAACGACCAGTGTAAGAAGTCAGAGAGACCACCGAGAGGAAAGACCAAGACTAAGCTGAGCCAAATTAAGCCCGGGGACAGTTTGCCCAGGAagacagaggaggagaggaacaCCAAAGGGTCCCGCTGGAGGGGCAGGCAGAACCGGGAGAAACGCTTCACCTTTGTGCTTGCGGTGGTGATCGGGGTCTTTGTCATCTGCTGGTTCCCCTTCTTCTTCACCTACACACTGATGGCTGTCTGCGAGAGCTGCTCCGTGCCCGAAACCCTCTTCAAGTTCTTCTTCTGGTTCGGTTACTGCAATAGCTCCTTGAACCCCGTCATCTATACCATTTTCAACCATGACTTCAGACGGGCCTTCAAAAGGATCCTCTGCAGGAtagagaggaa